The following coding sequences lie in one Apium graveolens cultivar Ventura chromosome 3, ASM990537v1, whole genome shotgun sequence genomic window:
- the LOC141712521 gene encoding uncharacterized protein LOC141712521, whose amino-acid sequence METCVRKTLHELNLAGRKQEEAALRRYEAAEWLERLVGPLGISSQPSERELISCLRSGLVLCNAINKIQPGSVQKVVENHLPSESQTWDSQPLPAFQYFENVRNFLVAAEKLKLTTFEPPVLERENLEAGSSAKVVDCILELKFCHERKQRGGENVSFKPHRSPFSGYSVGKIQSHVLEETTSDPYRRLDMTASCNKKTFADSDTQELEDLIVKTLAECLVDKKENIDANLLASFRNGNLAAINVLRQTMSSCLEGQVENMLAEVKPASVDRSGEECNSIMHSKRTTSMENSSVFGNMKCCRACLNKSHCNHHMLFKMQENELSKIKSLLSRTKEEFEDLQSQLRTDMKQLENLVQDMSTAALGYQKVVKENINLHNKVQDLKGLEKMSAIAEVSAEEMELRKELESLKKALSNRKLQSSEVNILKENLSPSDKPKSVTNQTPLRPRRLSIETSSTIRSEKAHANKPKETKSLLPGSSAEITPLSRRLNIENRFTPMMKKSPHARRLSVGTSSVVKMEKIKETGPNETNNVLEKAQANGERTPPRPRRLSIENYSTAKKGKTAYVEDKKVLKTPSTQTRTRRLSLEGPRSVNNSERSGQPQAASKEIAFPTHVDSTLHVSRQLAPKSTTNGVHNNQVARIEREERVPSIQLTKTPEPTVFAKSDLVEPLELQTTSTRTTANGKASHIKKSLRAIGKLINGSEKRNQLKQKGSPVIATDGMLNMKSPVPRNARPLRRQSLSGTQSPVMSSTTSVGEISNGFRSSRAITPPPVRASAKSPKRWV is encoded by the exons ATGGAGACTTGTGTGAGAAAAACTCTACATGAATTGAATCTTGCTGGAAGAAAACAAGAAGAAGCAG CTTTGAGGCGGTACGAAGCTGCAGAGTGGCTTGAGAGACTAGTTGGGCCTCTCGGAATATCTAGCCAGCCTTCCGAAAGGGAACTTATTTCTTGTTTGAGAAGTGGTTTGGTTCTTTGTAATGCAATTAACAAGATTCAACCAGGATCAGTTCAAAAG GTTGTGGAAAATCACTTGCCGTCAGAATCACAGACTTGGGATTCCCAGCCATTGCCAGCTTTTCAATACTTTGAAAATGTTAGGAATTTTTTGGTAGCTGCAGAAAAGTTAAAGCTAACGACTTTTGAACCACCTGTCCTCGAAAGG GAAAATCTGGAGGCTGGATCATCAGCCAAGGTAGTTGACTGCATTTTAGAGCTTAAATTTTGTCATGAAAGAAAGCAGAGGGGTGGAGAAAATGTATCATTTAAGCCTCACAGATCCCCATTTTCTGGGTATTCCGTGGGTAAAATTCAATCGCATGTTTTAGAGGAAACTACTTCTGACCCTTATAGGCGACTGGATATGACTGCAAGTTGCAACAAGAAAACATTTGCTGACAGTGACACCCAGGAACTTGAAG ATTTAATTGTTAAGACTCTTGCTGAATGTTTGGTCGATAAAAAGGAAAACATAGATGCTAACCTTCTTGCTTCCTTTCGCAATGGGAATCTG GCTGCAATCAATGTATTACGCCAGACTATGTCAAGCTGTTTGGAAGGACAAGTTGAGAACATGCTAGCAGAG GTAAAACCAGCTTCAGTTGATCGTTCAGGAGAAGAATGCAACTCCATCATGCACTCAAAAAGAACTACATCAATGGAAAATTCATCAGTATTTGGGAACATGAAG TGTTGCAGAGCTTGCTTAAACAAAAGTCACTGCAACCATCACATGCTTTTCAAGATGCAAGAAAATGAACTATCA AAAATTAAGTCGTTGCTGTCAAGAACAAAAGAGGAGTTTGAAGACTTACAGTCTCAGTTGCGAACAGACATGAAACAACTGG AGAATCTTGTGCAAGATATGTCTACGGCAGCTCTTGGATATCAAAAGGTTGTAAAAGAGAACATAAACCTACATAACAAGGTTCAGGATCTGAAAG GACTTGAAAAAATGTCGGCGATTGCTGAAGTTAGTGCAGAGGAAATGGAACTTCGGAAAGAG CTTGAGAGCCTCAAAAAGGCATTGTCTAACAGGAAACTGCAGAGCTCAGAAGTTAACATTCTCAAGGAAAACTTATCACCTTCAGATAAGCCTAAATCGGTGACCAACCAAACCCCCTTACGTCCTCGAAGGTTAAGTATTGAAACTTCCAGCACAATCAGAAGTGAGAAAGCTCATGCAAATAAACCCAAAGAAACAAAATCCTTGTTACCTGGTTCTTCTGCTGAGATAACTCCTCTGTCTCGAAGGTTGAACATTGAGAATCGCTTCACCCCTATGATGAAGAAATCACCACATGCCCGAAGATTAAGCGTAGGAACTTCCAGTGTGGTTAAAATGGAGAAAATAAAGGAAACTGGACCTAATGAAACAAACAATGTGTTGGAGAAAGCTCAGGCAAATGGTGAGAGAACTCCTCCTCGTCCTCGAAGGCTTAGCATCGAAAATTACAGCACCGCGAAAAAAGGGAAGACAGCATATGTAGAAGACAAAAAGGTGCTTAAGACTCCATCTACGCAAACTCGAACGAGAAGACTAAGTCTGGAAGGTCCACGATCTGTGAACAATTCAGAGAGGTCTGGTCAACCTCAGGCAGCTTCCAAGGAAATAGCGTTCCCTACTCATGTTGATTCTACACTTCACGTCTCTCGTCAACTGGCTCCCAAGAGTACTACAAATGGTGTTCATAATAATCAAGTTGCAAGAATAGAAAGGGAAGAAAGAGTTCCATCAATTCAACTAACCAAAACACCTGAGCCAACTGTCTTTGCCAAAAGTGACCTGGTGGAACCTTTAGAGTTACAGACAACTAGCACGAGAACTACTGCAAATGGAAAAGCATCTCATATAAAGAAATCACTTCGGGCCATCGGGAAGTTGATCAATGGCTCTGAGAAAAG GAACCAACTTAAACAAAAGGGTTCACCTGTAATTGCCACAGATGGAATGCTTAATATGAAGTCGCCAGTTCCACGCAATGCAAGGCCTCTGAGAAGACAGTCGCTAAGCGGGACTCAGTCCCCTGTCATGTCAAGTACAACCTCAGTTGGAGAGATTTCAAATGGCTTTC GTTCATCGCGGGCCATTACTCCTCCTCCTGTCCGTGCTTCTGCCAAGTCGCCGAAACGCTGGGTTTAG
- the LOC141712520 gene encoding xylan glycosyltransferase MUCI21: protein MVHFEKRHVHVQKGDAGVVLDLQNIEDEQEEQVHHAHIHKKIPIRPKIVSLVLLSLLACTLILATSFFFFFPSALSLSYSVGEIDTVLVATVNASLCSSVPTGTICCDRTSIRSDICIMKGDVRTQSKSSSVLLYTSKDTNEYISNASDHPVNQKEELQHEKIKPYTRKWEESVMNTIDQLDLISKKHESGTHHHCDVKHDVPAVFFSTGGYTGNVYHEFNDGLLPLFITSQHLNKKVVFVILEYHDWWISKYAAILDHLSEYPPIDFTGDNRTHCFPEAIVGLKIHDELTVDSSLMDVNVSVRNFRDILDRAYRPRIADIIEEEHEAQLKENAAVAPLSTSPLDAGNEKDDNGLKKPKLVIVSRNGSRAITNEDSLVKMAEEIGFFVEVLRPKPDTELAKIYRSLNSSDVMIGVHGAAMTHFLFMRPGSVFIQVVPLGTNWAAETYYGEPSKKLGLRYIGYEILPKESSLYDEYDSSDPVLRDPESVNIKGWEFTKKIYLDRQKVKLNLERFRKRLVRSYNYSIIKRNLGVHHQS from the exons ATGGTGCACTTTGAGAAAAGACACGTTCATGTTCAGAAAGGAGATGCTGGTGTTGTGCTTGATTTACAGAACATTGAGGATGAGCAAGAAGAACAAGTTCATCATGCCCATATCCATAAGAAAATTCCCATCAGGCCCAAAATAGTGTCACTCGTGTTGCTTTCACTTTTGGCTTGCACTCTCATTCTTGCTACTagcttcttctttttctttccttcTGCTCTTTCCCTTTCCT ATTCAGTTGGAGAAATAGACACAGTTCTTGTTGCTACTGTAAATGCTTCCCTTTGTTCTTCTGTCCCAACTG GGACAATATGTTGTGATAGAACTAGTATCCGATCAGATATATGTATTATGAAAGGGGATGTCAGAACACAATCTAAATCCTCTTCTGTTTTACTTTATACATCCAAAGACACAAATGAGTACATCAGTAATGCATCTGATCATCCGGTGAATCAGAAAGAGGAACTTCAACATGAAAAGATCAAACCTTATACAAGGAAATGGGAAGAAAGTGTAATGAACACTATCGATCAGCTAGACCTCATTTCCAAGAAACATGAGTCGGGTACTCATCATCATTGTGATGTCAAGCATGATGTTCCTGCAGTTTTCTTCTCAACCGGAGGCTATACTGGTAATGTTTATCATGAATTTAACGATGGACTTCTGCCTCTTTTCATTACTAGTCAGCATTTGAATAAGAAAGTTGTGTTCGTTATTCTTGAGTATCATGATTGGTGGATTTCCAAGTATGCTGCTATCCTTGATCATCTATCTGAATATCCACCTATTGACTTTACTGGAGATAATAGAACCCATTGTTTCCCTGAAGCCATTGTTGGCCTAAAAATACATGATGAGCTCACAGTAGATTCCTCATTGATGGATGTGAATGTATCAGTTAGGAATTTTAGAGACATATTGGATCGAGCTTATAGGCCTCGAATTGCAGATATCATTGAAGAGGAACACGAAGCTCAGTTGAAAGAAAATGCTGCTGTAGCACCCTTGTCTACTAGTCCACTAGACGCTGGAAATGAGAAGGATGATAATGGTTTAAAGAAACCAAAACTTGTCATTGTGTCAAGAAATGGGTCTAGGGCTATTACCAACGAAGATTCTCTAGTAAAAATGGCAGAAGAAATTGGTTTTTTTGTGGAAGTCTTAAGGCCTAAGCCAGATACAGAACTGGCAAAGATTTATCGATCGCTCAACTCTAGCGATGTTATGATTGGAGTACATGGTGCAGCCATGACCCATTTTCTTTTCATGAGGCCTGGCTCTGTGTTTATCCAGGTTGTTCCCCTCGGAACCAATTGGGCCGCAGAGACTTATTATGGTGAACCTTCAAAGAAGCTTGGTTTAAGGTATATTGGTTATGAAATCCTTCCAAAGGAGAGCTCACTGTATGATGAGTATGATAGTAGTGATCCTGTTTTAAGAGATCCGGAAAGCGTTAACATAAAAGGTTGGGAATTCACCAAGAAGATCTATCTTGATAGACAAAAGGTGAAATTAAATCTTGAAAGATTTCGCAAGAGGTTGGTTCGTTCCTACAATTACTCCATTATTAAGAGGAACTTGGGTGTTCACCATCAATCTTAG